In a single window of the Neospora caninum Liverpool complete genome, chromosome VIIa genome:
- a CDS encoding isy1-like splicing family domain-containing protein → MARNAERANAVLNKWLAVKDAVVKGAANRERRPRDVNSCQDLKQAEKWRSEVMREIGKMITQVQDASLGEHRIRDLNDDINRMIRVKKAWEFRIKDLGGPDYSASSTALEAMSKMSAAGADGYMYFGAAKELKGVRELLEREASEQQKPRKTRAMLFKNITPDYYGWRDEEDGEILLAEKVREEELRQESRGSSESSKRVRAAPLAGDADAESDDESKKRKRDQAASSQPSGGAPEFQSYVDVPSAETIARLLVERKKQLLLEKYVSTQQREKEKESRALASQST, encoded by the exons ATGGCGAGAAatgcggagagagcgaatgCAGTGCTGAACAAGTGGCTCGCCGTGAAGGACGCGGTCGTCAAAGGCGCCGCAAACCGCGAGCGACGCCCCCGAGACGTCAACTCCTGCCAGGACCTGAAACAGGCGGAGAAATG GCGTAGCGAAGTGATGCGTGAGATCGGGAAAATGATCACGCAGGTCCAGGACGCGAGTCTCGGAGAACATCGAATTCGCGATTTAAACGATGACATTAATCGAATGATTCGCGTCAAAAAGGCATGGGAATTCCGAATCAAAGAC ctGGGAGGCCCAGACTACTCGGCGTCCTCGACAGCCCTGGAGGCCATGAGTAAAATGAGCGCTGCCGGCGCAGATGGATACATGTACTTTGGCGCTGCCAAGGAACTAAAG GGCGTGCGGGAGTTGCTGGAACGGGAAGCGTCCGAGCAGCAGAAGCCTCGCAAAACGCGCGCGATGCTCTTCAAGAACATCACGCCCGACTACTACGGGTGGCGGGACGAG gaagacggagagattCTCTTGGCAGAGAAAgtgcgggaagaagagctcCGACAAGAATCCCGCGGCTCATCAGAGAGCAGCAAGCGAGTTCGAGCGGCTCCATTagctggagacgcggatgcagaaagcgacgacgaatcgaagaaaaggaaacgtgATCAGGCGGCAAGTTCCCAACCCTCTGGAGGC GCTCCCGAGTTCCAGTCCTACGTCGACGTCCCGAGTGCGGAGACCATTGCGCGTTTGCTGGTcgagcggaagaagcaacTGCTTCTGGAAAAATACGTGTCTACGcaacaaagagaaaaagaaaag GAGTCACGAGCGCTTGCCTCACAGTCGACTTAG
- a CDS encoding zinc finger (C3HC4 type) / FHA domain-containing protein, translated as MPLNKRKGGNPEVRTEREGNGATAREASLFPTNGSGGRRWRARRRASVREEARRQGTSAAVASAVPAVLETRLVGEAEEDSGNTGESNSKRSPKASQGSKQTADSMSAGERGPDQRGNKHSERQKVDPCARARAMEATSSWAYGRGAASETGDGEEEPGAGVSTSRLEAGNVGGAMCNETGVQRTPSDRHPSPCPSAAPRASRETDLVPCLHSLPASTLAASAGPAATLFSSPLGASASSPRPSAHEPTACRPGSLSPDRTGATSSVPASSSPQSVPSSSRPQFSGGSPSPSLASAFASASSARSSFPFRAAPKDRPQPDPPQGCEWPSPGPASSSRAPTSSCRLCPDSPLLPPTAPGTDPAAALLSPVASSSSSAEEEPAVLASLRKELTCSICLELLQLPVTVDCGHTFCRYCISHNKIDRRACPLCRQPLSLSSSLSINTVLANLLTLLGMRRGKKGGFPAWTLVAKEAGNAPTGGGKTASGASSESREVSATGPSCAGCLSAERGEAATHAGSIAATGQRDGAIASLGVPQKPAEPGSQPERLAAPQCEAPSVPPADSPLDASPLAPAAAGVSGDDLLEPAVEVRAPTAEWWAETCVKPKLAMPLVLRLLLRELGEDSIVFFDDLVGCVVEEFEKKELWSAQRWLFTLQDLETFARLVRFDREDQRASQERIRLWVEDYVDAMPRVCSRRFITDPVSGCRGRIMMRVLPDPQHKIESRVVDSADIRHSLPWDLGRHHQSLIHIPHSSVSLSHLQLLPQPGAEADELAVLDLGSTIGTMLLIDGTHTLQSGDVIHLGDRIEIAVEIVPARLIRQLAKRRQRERKPGKMSVRSIDGLDFPAELSRSGQDGGAGDCCWRQPYRQQLSSERGWPSLAGTEVARGPHTKGAFPSSFHPSGVSGAAGAIVWPAGSGAETVGDTVGMGLDKERLGLALGLPTRISNAGLFGEPKAKGRRGSRGEGRGERTARNATHGRLKQPQETRDTLRGERPSGGKRDNEDRETARLERRRLRKLLEAVPPNPFLDMQWIRSRKECFSVPRPAVEGQSQHRGGTRQPGDSDSGADWCSQSQVRSHPLHSSAHPHQREARANAPMRFSVVDPATKDGKTGCPFPSHIPPSHVPSTACTASPEESRGSGCRSRSPPETQVGDSEKDTRLFTPCEGSTGAPSRAETRGALADAGRSSAGGHSQERHSTASTVAPLSSAASRRAPTDAEPRRRETSAPEAGGGEAARFSVGLHPGARRSDSTDSGRTSEPLPPLPRLGSTGMPARSELSPVSADVERGAVNRVAPQSQYSLCVEDPFTGSRCLPLERRDTSAPLDGGRGHEEAWKDRTGERGPSREAKEEEGRGNRPTSQVTADTALPCLLQCPSAPLSGAASVYAGTAESIAFSSPRRELRSSLSPTSVSRDPTQDEDVARWLGSNESEEDLSDDSSDEDLSDWVRPGETEPLDSFLLLRITDAPTAGAASSHLPSVSSAAGGNRSRNENAPADEESDGLEGADRQTSKSLSLLPPGFAEWASPTGVVLGRGPHNPLRGFKKIAVTTNNGYISRVHCLIYYDGSRPPNQRWVLKDASTLGTYLRLKPFEPRPCPLTPKCILKVGQCKVEISLRGSASPVPASRNIGGTVSSAVVRESRGDPPPASGPSTSDSSSTSARPRASHASAPPSGTSSDEASSAFSSNLLSQRSSASSRPSTPPREGFASLFRLPLFGSSQPEAATSRGPPSSTDARTSAPSSCRGVSDRTRVSEAVSASASRAVSPVHSFVSGASFTTAWAPSPSSSVDLSSSDVGFGNGGRRTGPPTRCPRHMAPSSSLTRAPPLQHLLREPSLASLQLSPSPPRRLNSDPLPAATFPASHVAHGETGPRTQANTRGAQSRVYASGRGSGREPFPAALPAFSPPSSGGLRELTIASSAGCSSSAFAPP; from the exons ATGCCGCTCAACAAGCGAAAGGGGGGGAACCCAGAGGTACGcacagaaagggagggaaacggagcgacagcgagggaggCTTCGTTGTTCCCGACGAACGGAAGCGGCGGCCGCAGGTGGCGAGCCAGAAGGCGAGCAAGCGtgagggaggaggcgcgacggcAAGGAACGTCAGCGGCTGTGGCCAGCGCCGTGCCTGCAGTGCTTGAAACCCGACTCGTcggggaggcggaagaagacagcggaAATACCGGCGAAAGCAACTCAAAGCGGTCCCCCAAGGCGTCTCAGGGCTCCAAACAGACGGCGGACAGCATGAGTGCCGGCGAACGTGGACCCGACCAGCGAGGAAACAAACACTCGGAAAGACAGAAGGTGGACCCATGTGCGAGAGCAAGGGCCATGGAAGCGACCTCGAGCTGGGCGTACGGCAGAGGTGCCgccagcgagacaggagacggagaggaggagccgGGAGCAGGAGTGAGCACTTCTCGATTGGAAGCAGGCAACGTCGGAGGGGCCATGTGCAACGAGACAGGAGTCCAGAGGACACCAAGCGACAGACACCCTTCGCCTTGTCCATCTGCCGCGCCCCGTGCTTCGCGTGAGACCGACCTCGTACCTTGTCTGCATTCACTTCCAGCGTCAACCCTCGCGGCATCTGCCGGCCCTGCAGCtactctcttctcgtctcctcttggagcgtccgcctcctctcctcgcccttccgCTCACGAACCCACTGCATGCCGCCCTGGGAGTCTGTCACCAGACAGAACAGGCGCCACCTCTTCGGtccccgcttcttcgtctcctcagTCTGTGCCATCTTCCTCCCGACCGCAGTTCTCTGGAgggtctccttcgccttctttggcctcggccttcgcctcggcaTCGTCTGCGaggtcttcttttccttttcgcgccGCGCCGAAAGACCGCCCACAGCCCGACCCCCCCCAGGGGTGTGAGTGGCCCTCGCCGGGgcccgcttcctcttcacgAGCTCCCACGTCTTCCTGCAGGCTGTGTCCTGACTCGCCATTGCTTCCACCCACTGCTCCGGGCACGGATCCTGCAGCGGCGTTGCTGTCCCCGgttgcctcgtcctcctcgtctgccgAAGAGGAGCCGGCTGTTCTCGCCAGTCTGCGGAAGGAGTTGACCTGCTCCATCTGCTTGGAGCTTCTGCAACTTCCCGTCACTGTCGACTGTGGGCACACGTTTTGCCGCTACTGCATCAGCCACAACAAAATCGATCGGCGCGCCTGTCCGCTGTGTCGCCAGCCTCTGAgtctgtcttcgtcgctctcgatCAACACGGTCCTGGCCAATCTCTTGACGCTTCTCGGCATGCGCCGCGGCAAGAAAGGCGGTTTCCCCGCCTGGACCCTCGTCGCCAAAGAGGCAGGCAACGCACCAACCGGAGGCGGGAAAACCGCGAGCGGTGCCTCAAGCGAAAGCCGCGAGGTGTCCGCGACGGGACCCAGCTGCGCCGGTTGCCTGTCAGCCgaacgcggcgaggccgcgactCACGCAGGCAGCATCGCGGCGACGGGAcaaagagacggagcgaTTGCCTCCCTCGGCGTTCCCCAGAAGCCGGCCGAGCCAGGCAGTCAACCGGAGCGCTTGGCAGCGCCGCAGTGCGAGGCGCCGTCGGTCCCTCCAGCTGACTCACCTCTCGAtgcctcgcccctcgcgcCCGCCGCAGCAGGCGTCAGTGGAGACGATTTGCTCGAGCCCGCGGTCGAAGTTCGCGCCCCGACAGCCGAGTGGTGGGCGGAGACCTGTGTGAAGCCGAAGCTGGCGATGCCGCTCGTGTTGCGGCTGCTCCTCCGTGAGCTCGGTGAGGACAgcatcgtcttcttcgacgACCTCGTCGGCTGCGTCGTCGAGGAgttcgagaagaaggagctGTGGAGCGCACAAAGGTGGCTCTTCACGCTTCAAGACCTCGAGACCTTCGCTCGGCTCGTCCGCTTCGACCGCGAAGACCAGCGGGCCTCGCAGGAACGCATTCGTTTGTGGGTAGAGGACTACGTGGACGCGATGCCTCGTGTCTGCTCGCGGCGCTTCATCACGGACCCAGTCAGTGGATGCCGCGGCCGAATCATGATGCGCGTGCTGCCGGATCCTCAACACAAAATCGAATCTCGCGTTGTCGACTCAGCCGATATCCGCCACTCTCTGCCTTGGGACTTGGGTCGCCACCACCAGTCCCTCATCCACATCCCCCactcctccgtctccctgtcgcACCTTCAACTCTTGCCGCAGCCTGGAGCCGAGGCCGACGAGCTCGCCGTCCTCGATCTGGGCTCCACTATCGGAACCATGCTTCT AATTGATGGCACTCATACACTTCAGTCTGGAGACGTAATCCACCTCGGCGACCGCATCGAGATTGCTGTCGAGATCGTTCCCGCGCGTCTGATTCGTCAGctggcgaagcggagacagagagagagaaagccagGCAAGATGTCAGTCCGCAGCATTGACGGCCTGGACTTTCCCGCGGAACTGTCTCGTTCTGGCCAagacggcggcgcaggcgactGCTGCTGGAGACAGCCGTACCGTCAACAGCTCTCCTCGGAACGAGGGTGGCCGAGCCTCGCGGGAACAGAGGTCGCCAGAGGACCCCACACAAAGGGCGcatttccgtcttctttccatCCTAGTGGAGTGTCGGGAGCCGCGGGGGCCATTGTGTGGCCGGCTGGGAGCGGGGCGGAGACAGTTGGAGACACGGTCGGGATGGGGCTCGACAAAGAGCGCCTGGGTTTGGCGCTGGGCTTGCCAACGCGCATTTCCAACGCAGGGCTCTTCGGGGAACCAAAGGCAAaaggaaggaggggaagtcgaggcgaaggacggggagaaagaacCGCCAGGAATGCCACACATGGCCGGTTGAAGCAGCCGCAGGAGACCCGAGACACGcttcgaggcgagaggccaagcggggggaaacgcgacaaTGAAGATCGCGAAACTGCCAGGttggagagacggcggctTCGCAAGCTTCTCGAGGCAGTCCCCCCGAATCCTTTCCTGGACATGCAGTGGATCCGGTCCCGAAAAGAGTGTTTCAGTGTCCCTCGACCGGCTGTGGAGGGCCAATCCCAGCACAGAGGTGGCACGCGTCAGCCGGGAGACTCAGACTCGGGCGCAGACTGGTGCTCTCAGAGCCAGGTTCGTTCCCATCCGCTTCACTCATCGGCTCACCCGCATCAACGCGAGGCTCGCGCCAACGCTCCTATGCGTTTTTCTGTTGTGGACCCGGCGacgaaagacggaaagacagggtgtccttttccctcgcacATTCCACCTTCGCATGTTCCGTCCACTGCCTGTACCGCCTCGCCTGAAGAGTCGCGGGGGAGTGGTTGTCGCTCTCGGTCGCCGCCTGAGACTCAGGTCggggacagcgagaaagacacgcgGCTTTTTACCCCCTGCGAAGGCTCCACGGGGGCTCCGTCGCGAGCtgagacgcgaggcgcgtTGGCGGACGCCGGACGTAGCTCCGCGGGCGGGCActcgcaggagagacacagcacGGCGTCGACGGtagctcctctctcttcggctgCTTCGCGACGAGCGCCGACGGACGCTGAACCGCGCAGGCGCGAAACGTCTGCGCCTGAAGCCggtggaggcgaagcggcaaGGTTTTCGGTTGGCCTGCACCCAGgagcgaggcgcagcgaTTCCACGGACTCTGGCCGCACCTCTGAGCCTCTGccacctcttcctcgtcttggGTCCACAGGGATGCCCGCGCGTTCCGAGTTGAGTCCAGTCTCCGCAGACGTCGAGCGCGGAGCTGTTAACCGTGTCGCTCCTCAGTCCCAGTACTCGCTGTGTGTGGAAGACCCATTTACCGGCTCCCGTTGTCTGCccctggagagaagggacacctcggcgcctctggaTGGAGGGAGGGGACACGAAGAGGCCTGGAAAGAccgaacaggagagaggggaccgagcagagaggccaAGGAGGAGGAGGGTCGAGGCAACCGTCCGACCAGCCAAGTGACCGCGGATACAGCGTTGCCTTGTCTCTTGCAGTGCCCGTCAGCGCCGCTTTCAGGCGCCGCAAGTGTCTATGCGGGCACCGCCGAGAGCATCGCTTTCTCGTCCCCTCGCCGAGAGCTGAggtcgtctctgtcgccaaCGAGCGTCTCGCGAGACCCGAcacaagacgaagacgtTGCCCGCTGGCTCGGCTCCAatgagagcgaagaagattTGAGTGACGACAGCTCTGACGAGGACTTGAGCGACTGGGTGAGGCCCGGTGAGACCGAGCCTCTCGactcgttccttcttctccggaTCACCGATGCGCCGACAGCCGGGGCTGCATCTTCGCacctcccttctgtctcttcagctGCGGGAGGCAACAGATCGCGCAACGAGAACGCGCcggccgacgaggaaagcgatGGGCTGGAGGGAGCCGACAGGCAAACGAGCAAGAGCTTGAGTCTTTTGCCGCCGGGATTTGCCGAGTGGGCGTCTCCGACTGGCGTTGTCCTAGGCAGGGGCCCACACAACCCGCTGCGGGGCTTTAAAAAG ATTGCCGTGACGACGAACAACGGCTACATCAGCCGCGTGCACTGTCTGATCTACTACGACGGCTCTCGACCGCCGAACCAGCGCTGGGTACTGAAAGACGCCAGCACACTCGGGACGTATTTGCGCCTCAAGCCCTTCGAGCCCCGGCCTTGCCCGCTCACGCCTAAATGCATTTTAAAAGTCGGCCAGTGCAAAGTGGAGATTTCGCTGAGGGGTTCGGCTTCGCCGGTTCCCGCGTCCAGAAATATCGGGGGGACTGTCTCGAGCGCGGTCGTCCGCGAAAGTCGCGGCGACCCGCCGCCGGCTTCGGGGCCTTCGACCTCGGActcttcctccacttctGCCCGTCCCCGTGCGAGTCACGCCTCCGCACCACCTTCTGGTACTTCCTCTGACGAGGCCTCTTCCGCATTTTCGTCGAATCTTCTTTCGCAAAGGTCGTCGGCTTCCAGTCGCCCGTCGACGCCTCCGCGCGAgggtttcgcttctcttttccgcctgCCGCTGTTTGGTTCCTCGCAGCCCGAAGCCGCCACCTCGCGTGGTCCGCCGAGCAGCACAGACGCCCGCACCTCGGCGCCCTCATCGTGTCGAGGAGTCAGCGACAGGACGCGTGTCTCGGAGgccgtttccgcctccgcgtctcgcgcggtCTCCCCAGTGCATTCGTTCGTCTCTGGTGCCTCGTTCACCACTGCGTGGGCTCcgtccccttcttcgtccgtcGATTTGTCCAGCAGCGATGTAGGATTCGGAAACGGTGGAAGGCGGACAGGTCCACCGACTCGCTGTCCTCGACACATGGCGCCGTCAAGCTCTTTGACGCGTGCGCCTCCCCTTCAGCATCTTCTGAGAGAGCCTTCACTGGCGTCGTTGCAgttgtcgccttcgcctccccgccGCCTCAACTCCGATCCTCTCCCTGCTGCGACTTTCCCAGCCTCACATGTAGCCCACGGCGAAACAGGCCCCCGGACGCAGGCGAACACGCGAGGCGCCCAAAGTCGGGTCTACGCGAGTGGCCGAGGGAGCGGACGCGAGCCGTTCCCGGCCGCGCtgcctgctttctctccgccgtcttcaGGCGGGCTGCGCGAGTTGACGATCGCATCATCCGCAGGctgctcctcttctgcaTTCGCTCCTCCTTAA